A stretch of Salvelinus alpinus chromosome 4, SLU_Salpinus.1, whole genome shotgun sequence DNA encodes these proteins:
- the LOC139574544 gene encoding platelet glycoprotein Ib alpha chain-like isoform X2: MLTSANWKLLPACLSHFLNMFYFAVAINTHTTTLQPSNPPPIAAQELSDTVAPQETSYTLILNQVEPPISPTIQETSYTPVLNQVEPLISPTTQETSYTPVLNQVEPPISPTTQETSYTPVLNQVEPLISPTTQETSYTPVLNQVEPPISPTTQETSYTPILNQVEPPISPTTQETSYTPILNQVEPPIFPTTQETSFTRIPNQVKPPITPTTQETSYTHTKPKKTGRKSCHLVTLKKPSKSMSMTVNSIPSNPIQPHPTPFYPIQPHPTPSNPDQGRRNMTTAKECPVHPGQTIFPILKILANRTSKEGQEQKVRWKPCSGCGKKWDDDWIKAEDRVSPV; this comes from the exons atgCTCACCTCTGCCAATTGGAAACTGTTGCCCGCTTGTCTGTCCCATTTCCTTAATATGTTCTATTTCGCAGTGGCAATCAACACCCATACCACCACActacaaccctccaaccctcctcctaTTGCTGCCCAAGAACTGTCTGATACAGTTGCCCCCCAGGAGACCAGCTACACCCTCATCCTCAACCAGGTTGAACCCCCGATATCCCCCACCATCCAGGAGACCAGCTACACCCCCGTCCTCAACCAGGTTGAACCCCTGATATCCCCCACCACCCAGGAGACCAGCTACACCCCCGTCCTCAACCAGGTTGAACCCCCGATATCCCCCACCACCCAGGAGACCAGCTACACCCCCGTCCTCAACCAGGTTGAACCCCTGATATCCCCCACCACCCAGGAGACCAGCTACACCCCCGTCCTCAACCAGGTTGAACCCCCGATATCCCCCACCACCCAGGAGACCAGCTACACCCCCATCCTCAACCAGGTTGAACCCCCAATATCCCCCACCACCCAGGAGACCAGCTACACCCCCATCCTCAACCAGGTTGAACCCCCAATATTCCCCACCACCCAGGAGACCAGCTTCACCCGGATCCCCAACCAGGTTAAACCCCCAATAACCCCCACTACCCAGGAGACCAGCTACACCCACACCAAACCAAAGAAGACGGGGAGAAAGTCCTGTCACCTTGTCACCCTCAAAAAACCCTCCAAATCAATGAGCATGACAGTCAACTCCATCCCATCCAATCCTATCCAACCCCATCCAACCCCATTCTACCCCATCCAACCCCATCCTACCCCATCCAACCCCGACCAAGGAAGAAGAAATATGACTACAGCAAAAG AGTGTCCAGTGCATCCGGGGCAAACGATTTTCCCTATTCTCAAGATTCTTGCCAATAGAACTTCAAAGGAG GGTCAGGAGCAGAAGGTGAGGTGGAAGCCATGCTCTGGATG tggcaagaaatgGGACGATGACTGGATCAAGGCAGAGGACCGCGTTTCTCCAGTTTAA
- the LOC139574544 gene encoding platelet glycoprotein Ib alpha chain-like isoform X1, producing MIWSVFLRLVLLFTLCLSIEEGVQVSPWHGPWRYVVAINTHTTTLQPSNPPPIAAQELSDTVAPQETSYTLILNQVEPPISPTIQETSYTPVLNQVEPLISPTTQETSYTPVLNQVEPPISPTTQETSYTPVLNQVEPLISPTTQETSYTPVLNQVEPPISPTTQETSYTPILNQVEPPISPTTQETSYTPILNQVEPPIFPTTQETSFTRIPNQVKPPITPTTQETSYTHTKPKKTGRKSCHLVTLKKPSKSMSMTVNSIPSNPIQPHPTPFYPIQPHPTPSNPDQGRRNMTTAKECPVHPGQTIFPILKILANRTSKEGQEQKVRWKPCSGCGKKWDDDWIKAEDRVSPV from the exons TGGCAATCAACACCCATACCACCACActacaaccctccaaccctcctcctaTTGCTGCCCAAGAACTGTCTGATACAGTTGCCCCCCAGGAGACCAGCTACACCCTCATCCTCAACCAGGTTGAACCCCCGATATCCCCCACCATCCAGGAGACCAGCTACACCCCCGTCCTCAACCAGGTTGAACCCCTGATATCCCCCACCACCCAGGAGACCAGCTACACCCCCGTCCTCAACCAGGTTGAACCCCCGATATCCCCCACCACCCAGGAGACCAGCTACACCCCCGTCCTCAACCAGGTTGAACCCCTGATATCCCCCACCACCCAGGAGACCAGCTACACCCCCGTCCTCAACCAGGTTGAACCCCCGATATCCCCCACCACCCAGGAGACCAGCTACACCCCCATCCTCAACCAGGTTGAACCCCCAATATCCCCCACCACCCAGGAGACCAGCTACACCCCCATCCTCAACCAGGTTGAACCCCCAATATTCCCCACCACCCAGGAGACCAGCTTCACCCGGATCCCCAACCAGGTTAAACCCCCAATAACCCCCACTACCCAGGAGACCAGCTACACCCACACCAAACCAAAGAAGACGGGGAGAAAGTCCTGTCACCTTGTCACCCTCAAAAAACCCTCCAAATCAATGAGCATGACAGTCAACTCCATCCCATCCAATCCTATCCAACCCCATCCAACCCCATTCTACCCCATCCAACCCCATCCTACCCCATCCAACCCCGACCAAGGAAGAAGAAATATGACTACAGCAAAAG AGTGTCCAGTGCATCCGGGGCAAACGATTTTCCCTATTCTCAAGATTCTTGCCAATAGAACTTCAAAGGAG GGTCAGGAGCAGAAGGTGAGGTGGAAGCCATGCTCTGGATG tggcaagaaatgGGACGATGACTGGATCAAGGCAGAGGACCGCGTTTCTCCAGTTTAA